A genomic window from Pyricularia oryzae 70-15 chromosome 7, whole genome shotgun sequence includes:
- a CDS encoding chromosome segregation in meiosis protein 3, giving the protein MSTSKAKQPSVPALDNYIPDDEDFFDPFASPTNSPNQSPKAKGGAKRSEPDGGLGIDEEVSVAKRARVPRVKLDETRLLSDKGIPALRKRAGTLRLKGKGHEFSDAARLLSFYQLWLDDLFPKAKFLDALAMVEKAGHKTTMHKARTDWINDLKPNMTAPDNDGHADIGHAPVAQPQSSRIAPIFEKRQTIDASTMPAEDSNGVDDLFGGDDLGEMYDVTPKATRPVGEPDDDDIEALMAEAESSIRQPAPIAMSLFGSGRPAKTGTEAQRANGSPNDEDLDAVMAEAEVHTVSHGSSTARKQRAQTDPGNDDDDLEALIAEAEGVLKQKPAPSHKTKDKTSSFDDEEAAMAELDLW; this is encoded by the exons ATGTCTACCTCTAAAGCAAAACAGCCATCTGTTCCAGCGCTCGACAATTACATACCCGACGATGAGGATTTCTTCGATCCCTTTGCATCGCCCACCAATTCACCCAACCAGAGCCCTAAGGCTAAGGGCGGGGCCAAACGTAGTGAGCCAGATGGAGGTCTGGGTATAGACGAAGAGGTCTCTGTCGCCAAGCGCGCCCGAGTCCCGCGTGTCAAACTTGATGAGACAAG ACTTCTCTCGGATAAGGGCATACCTGCTCTTCGTAAGCGGGCAGGAACCCTCAggctcaagggcaaggggCACGAGTTCTCTGACGCTGCCCGGCTCTTATCCTTCTACCAACTCTGGCTCGACGATCTCTTCCCCAAGGCCAAATTTCTCGACGCATTGGCCATGGTAGAGAAGGCTGGCCACAAGACCACTATGCACAAGGCCCGCACAGATTGGATCAACGACCTGAAGCCCAACATGACGGCTCCCGATAATGACGGTCACGCCGACATTGGCCACGCTCCAGTAGCGCAACCACAGTCGTCTAGGATAGCGccgatctttgagaagcgACAAACGATCGATGCATCTACTATGCCAGCAGAGGATAGCAATGGTGTGGATGATTTGTTTGGAGGCGATGACCTCGGCGAAATGTATGATGTCACCCCCAAGGCTACTAGGCCCGTTGGAGAGCCAGACGACGATGATATCGAGGCTTTGATGGCCGAGGCGGAATCTTCAATAAGGCAACCAGCGCCTATAGCCATGAGTCTATTCGGCTCCGGAAGACCGGCCAAGACTGGTACAGAGGCACAACGCGCAAATGGTTCTCCCAATGATGAAGACCTAGATGCCGTCATGGCGGAGGCGGAAGTTCACACAGTGTCCCACGGTTCATCTACAGCCAGGAAACAACGTGCCCAGACTGATCCTGGgaacgacgatgacgatctgGAAGCGTTGATAGCCGAGGCCGAAGGTGTGCTGAAACAAAAGCCAGCGCCGTCACACAAAACGAAGGACAAAACGAGTAGTTTTGATGACGAAGAGGCAGCTATGGCTGAGCTGGACCTATGGTAA
- a CDS encoding transcriptional activator hac1 has protein sequence MNTWSSTPELKMEASPAESFLSTPGDMYPSLFGDAKSFSLNPSDLASPPGSQEDPVELDALKTESAALRAVESTPTPEETSSPAAASEKKTKKRKSWGQVLPEPKTNLPPRKRAKTEDEKEQRRVERVLRNRRAAQSSRERKRQEVEALEQRNAALEQQLLHFQKLTQTMYQELQLRRREAGVVTSSEKPDGLTLTPELFRSQDAIASSATSVSATLADPANSLEDIFRSTNVPTTVNPASIRSSPAPEQQHESVASGEEAKTSADLTQHPAEMLCTDLQCQSAKVPQASSQMPASMMRSVQWQLSLMAACSVTLLSMFQRPLFQIAMSLKVGYSIPPAPKILETIIWLVTQPSPNRRARSTSTSTSTSTTTNGLRAQPPTPQPTTNSSPTASRPVSSLPTASRTLRLRLLRKILTCSPSLARPLSDATLAALRLVQSEEQRLVDGVNGGRVDGHDVARTSTMDSCTLFAGLGGEEAGLWKNASPPSKWVLLTLLWAIRIEERAMNDGADAKKTSTKRPHHIVVDQMSSSKRARSGLNHRKRFREDSEAGNEQGSL, from the exons ATGAACACTTGGAGCTCCACCCCAGAACTCAAGATGGAAGCATCGCCGGCCGAGTCCTTCCTGTCGACTCCCGGCGACATGTACCCATCACTATTCGGCGACGCAAAAAGCTTCTCACTTAACCCTTCGGATCTGGCAAGCCCACCAGGGTCTCAAGAGGACCCAGTAGAACTCGATGCCCTCAAGACAGAATCCGCTGCGCTACGTGCCGTCGAATCAACGCCTACACCCGAGGAGACTTCTTCACCGGCTGCGGCGTCAGAAAAGAAGACCAAGAAGCGAAAGTCCTGGGGTCAAGTTCTTCCGGAGCCGAAGACCAATCTGCCACCAAG GAAACGTGCCAAGACAGAAGATGAGAAGGAGCAGCGTCGTGTCGAGCGGGTTCTCCGCAACCGCCGTGCTGCTCAGTCATCTAGGGAACGCAAGCGTCAGGAAGTCGAGGCTCTCGAGCAGCGCAACGCCGCCCTCGAGCAACAATTACTACACTTCCAGAAGCTTACCCAAACCATGTACCAAGAGCTTCAGCTGAGGCGTCGTGAGGCTGGTGTTGTCACATCCAGTGAAAAGCCTGATGGCCTCACCTTGACACCCGAGCTGTTCCGATCCCAAGATGCCATCGCCTCTTCGGCCACTTCCGTCTCGGCGACATTGGCAGACCCTGCCAACTCCCTTGAGGACATCTTTAGATCCACCAACGTCCCAACTACGGTCAATCCTGCCTCGATCCGCTCAAGCCCTGCCCCTGAACAGCAGCACGAGTCCGTTGCATCTGGAGAGGAAGCGAAGACCTCGGCTGACCTGACACAACATCCTGCCGAGATGTTGTGCACCGACCTGCAGTGTCAGTCAGCCAAGGTCCCGCAAGCCTCCAGCCAGATGCCGGCTTCGATGATGCGTTCCGTTCAGTGGCAGCTCTCGCTGATGGCGGCGTGCTCGGTGACGCTTCTCTCGATGTTTCAGCGGCCGCTATTTCAGATAGCCATGTCCTTGAAAGTGGGGTATTCGATACCCCCAGCCCCGAAGATTCTGGAGACTATTATCTGGCTGGTGACTCAGCCTTCTCCCAACCGACGGGCGCGTTCGACTTCGACATCAACGAGTACCTCAACAACAACGAATGGCTTGAGGGCGCAACCGCCCACCCCGCAGCCGACAACCAACAGTTCGCCGACGGCGTCTCGACCGGTATCGAGTCTGCCCACGGCCTCCAGGACCCTAAGACTTCGTCTTCTCCGGAAGATCCTAACCTGCAGCCCCAGCTTGGCGCGTCCTCTATCGGATGCGACGCTGGCGGCATTGCGGTTGGTGCAATCTGAGGAGCAACGCCTTGTCGATGGGGTCAATGGGGGTCGCGTGGACGGTCACGATGTCGCCCGAACGTCGACGATGGACTCGTGCACGTTGTTTGCGGGACTCGGAGGAGAGGAGGCGGGGCTATGGAAAAATGCCTCGCCACCATCCAAATGGGTTTTGCTAACGTTGCTCTGGGCCATTCGAATTGAGGAGCGTGCGATGAATGACGGCGCTGACGCCAAGAAGACctctaccaagaggcctcATCACATCGTTGTGGATCAGATGTCCTCATCGAAGCGTGCTCGATCTGGACTTAACCACCGCAAGAGATTTAGAGAGGATAGTGAGGCTGGCAACGAGCAAGGTAGTCTATAG
- a CDS encoding transcription factor IWS1, which translates to MSDVESETAGSPRAPTKDDDQIDDAGEDSDVLSDIDEGVFEEEYNPDTARVEERDYEDIAKSLKASKRKRGEGEAPPKRKTQLKKRRTVEAAADDLGDAAGGSDDENGSRRQRKSRMAGDSRRAKAKEKSPEPEIDESTLTPEERRKRALLKAMDAAAKGRSSRRRKKDEVDLEEMADEEIAALKISMENACVADNKAREEGKPAIEKLKLLPKVVAMMNRNAIQHAILDPETNFLQSLRFFLEPLNDGSLPAYNIQREIFTALLRLPVEKEALLSSGIGKVVLFYTKSKRPEPGVKRMAEKLIGEWSRPILKRTDDFRKRHIETREFDYAAAKQAQETASYGSSQAATLPSRPAGRSIFEEEIQKKLAPKNPYRTAGTGLQKTYTVAPQSTYNAPGGGDYRPMGSGGLDAFRRMTQKGKKK; encoded by the exons ATGTCAGACGTCGAGTCAGAGACAGCCGGGTCGCCTCGGGCCCCTACCAAGGACGATGATCAGATCGACGATGCCGGCGAAGATTCCGACGTCCTCTCCGACATTGACGAAGGTGTCTTTGAGGAAGAATACAATCCCGATACGGCGCGTGTGGAAGAGCGCGACTACGAAGACATTGCCAAAAGCCTAAAGGCATCAAAGCGGAAGCGTGGGGAGGGTGAAGCACCACCGAAGCGCAAAACACAGCTCAAGAAGCGCCGTACCGTcgaagccgccgccgacgaccTTGGTGATGCCGCTGGCGGTTCAGACGATGAGAACGGTTCTAGGAGACAACGCAAGTCCCGAATGGCTGGCGATTCCAGACGGGCCaaggcaaaagaaaagagcccTGAGCCTGAGATTGATGAGTCTACCTTGACTCCCGAGGAGAGGCGCAAGCGGGCGCTGCTCAAGGCCATGGATGCTGCCGCCAaaggccgcagcagcaggcggCGCAAGAAGGACGAGGTT GACCTTGAGGAAATGGCCGATGAGGAGATAGCAGCCCTCAAAATTAGCATGGAGAATGCCTGCGTGGCTGACAACAAGGCGCGCGAGGAAGGCAAGCCGGCCATTGAGAAACTGAAACTTCTACCCAAGGTAGTGGCCATGATGAACCGTAACGCCATCCAACACGCCATTCTTGACCCCGAGACAAACTTTTTGCAGTCACTCCGCTTCTTCCTCGAGCCGCTCAACGATGGATCCCTCCCAGCTTACAACATTCAACGCGAAATCTTCACTGCTCTTCTGCGACTTCCGGTGGAGAAGGAAGCGCTTCTGAGCAGTGGCATCGGCAAGGTTGTGCTTTTTTACACCAAGAGCAAGCGTCCCGAGCCCGGCGTGAAGAGAATGGCCGAGAAGCTCATAGGAGAGTGGAGCAGACCTATTCTCAAACGTACCGATGATTTCCGCAAGAGGCATATTGAGACTCGTGAATTTGATTACGC TGCCGCGAAGCAAGCCCAAGAAACAGCTTCCTACGGCAGCTCACAGGCGGCAACGCTGCCCTCGCGCCCTGCCGGCCGCTCCATCTTCGAGGAGGAAATCCAAAAGAAGCTGGCGCCCAAGAATCCGTACCGGACTGCCGGCACAGGTCTGCAAAAGACTTATACTGTCGCTCCCCAAAGTACCTACAATGCTCCTGGCGGCGGTGATTACCGTCCAATGGGATCAGGCGGCCTAGATGCATTCAGGAGGATGACTCAAAAGGGAAAGAAGAAGTGA
- a CDS encoding peroxisomal membrane protein PEX16 yields MATMPSAPVTAAAAASRSKPAAAPAKPRSAVRQVLSLPPRLLHMYDDFIIKNASQVSQIESALRSLTYVIPGRFRDAEIASESLHSGVGLLSLYHDLVLQQRATSPSSPKLQQQPTSARPAHTRYTTFWFQKSPIYRRVALALQVVQYTQLLLEMAAKRRGDERLRWRVVVLVEAFKAFCKLVLLRITRGRPLLSPPVPERQVLPEESEDDLNGVPLELGDEQGEGQHENGLLVNGNGNGAAKTNGHAHTNGKTIPNPSSPQKEWFMPRTQATLPSLPSNSDIGSYLLSRVLTADDIKPAPKLLRPLSGTARAAEVLHILAPLVYALTLAHFSLRAAEKGASGKKKSGVATWTPWLLGVALSLTARQLRDRGFGASALEREEWDRRGWGVGWWAMRGAAYEHVVKGMVEGVRRRMPSFVGGVLEDYEYLWDNYYFSTAD; encoded by the exons atGGCTACGATGCCATCGGCGCCTGTCActgcggctgctgccgcttCGCGCTCCAAGCCGGCTGCCGCTCCGGCCAAACCCCGATCAGCAGTGCGCCAGGTTCTGTCGCTGCCGCCCCGCCTCTTACACATGTACGACGACTTCATCATCAAGAACGCCAGCCAGGTGTCACAGATCGAAAGCGCATTGCGCTCACTGACATATGTTATCCCCG GCCGCTTCCGCGATGCTGAAATAGCCTCGGAGTCTCTTCACTCGGGCGTCGGCCTCCTCTCCCTATATCACGATCTCGTCCTACAGCAACGCGCCACATCACCCTCCTCTCCGAAACTTCAACAACAGCCCACATCCGCCCGACCGGCGCACACGCGCTACACGACCTTTTGGTTTCAAAAGTCCCCGATATACCGCCGTGTCGCCCTCGCGCTGCAGGTGGTCCAGTATACTCAGCTGCTCCTTGAGATGGCCGCTAAGCGACGTGGCGACGAGCGCCTGCGCTGGCGTGTCGTCGTTCTCGTCGAGGCcttcaaggccttttgtAAACTAGTCCTGCTCCGCATCACCCGCGGGCGGCCGCTCCTCTCCCCGCCCGTGCCGGAGCGACAGGTCCTACCCGAAGAAAGTGAAGACGACCTGAATGGTGTCCCGCTGGAATTAGGAGATGAGCAAGGTGAAGGTCAACACGAGAACGGCCTCTTGGTCAATggcaacggcaacggcgCTGCCAAGACCAATGGCCACGCCCACACAAACGGCAAGACGATACCAAACCCATCATCTCCCCAAAAGGAGTGGTTCATGCCGCGGACCCAGGCTACTCTCCCATCCCTGCCTTCAAACTCAGACATAGGCTCATATCTTCTCTCGCGCGTCCTGaccgccgacgacatcaagCCTGCCCCAAAGCTGCTCCGCCCCCTGTCCGGGACTGCCCGCGCGGCCGAGGTGCTTCACATTCTTGCCCCGCTCGTTTACGCTCTGACCCTGGCGCACTTCTCCCTCCGCGCAGCCGAGAAGGGCGCTtcgggcaagaagaagagtgGCGTCGCGACCTGGACGCCCTGGCTGCTCGGTGTCGCCCTGTCCCTGACCGCGCGGCAGCTGCGCGACCGCGGCTTTGGCGCCTCGGCCCTGGAGCGGGAGGAGTGGGACCGCCGCGGCTGGGGTGTTGGGTGGTGGGCCATGCGCGGCGCCGCCTACGAGCACGTCGTCAAGGGCATGGTCGAGGGTGTCAGGAGGAGGATGCCGAGCTTCGTCGGCGGCGTGCTGGAGGACTACGAGTACCTGTGGGATAACTACTACTTTAGCACGGCTGATTAG